TGACAAAAAAGAACTGTTCTCCTCTGGTTTTTTTGGAATTTTCAGGTTTCCCGACATAGCCCCGCACATTCAGGTGTGGTGTTTCTTCTTTGCAGGCCACCAATTGGCCTTGATAATTTTTTCCGAAAAGCCCCACTATCCTTTGACTCAATTTTCCGGGTTGGAGGTTAAAAAGCTCCATGTCATTTTGGATAAAGCTAAATCCGATTTCAGGATAGGCAAGGGCCACTCTTTGGAATTCATCTACCAGATGGCGCATTTCCACAGGATTGGATTTGAGGAAGTTTCTTCTGGCCGGAACATTGAAAAACAGGTTTTTTACCGCAATGCTTGTTCCTTCCTGACAGGATACAGGTTCCTGTTTTTTGACTTCAGAACCCTCAATCTGAATCAGGGTGCCCAGTTCTGCCCCTTTTTCTCTGGTCTTCATTTCCACCTGGGCTACAGCGGCTATGGAAGCCAAAGCCTCACCCCTAAACCCAAAAGTACGGATCGCAAAAAGGTCGGCAGAAGTCCTGATTTTGGATGTGGCATGTCTTTCAAAGCTCATTCTGGCATCGGTCATGCTCATGCCTTTGCCATTATCGATAACTTGGATCAACATTTTTCCCGCTTCTTTTACCAATACCTGAACCTGACTGGCTCCGGCATCGATGGCATTTTCCATTAATTCCTTCAGGGCCGAAGCGGGGCGTTGTACTACTTCCCCTGCCGCAATCTGATTGGCGATGGCATCAGGAAGAAGTTGGATGATATCACTCATTTGCGTCGTTGTCTTCTTAATCTAAAAAATACGACCAGTAGGGAAATGCCAGCTACTATGTAAAGGATGGTGTAAATGGCTTCCGGGCCATAGTAAATGTACCCGAACAAACTGCCGATCAAGAGCACAAAAATGACCAATCTGAGCATTCCGGCACTTTGAAGAGGCGATGTATGTCTTCCCTTGATGCTACCTCCTGATGTAAATGCTCCTCTGATAGAAGATCCATGATAACCAGAAGCCTCAAGGGGTTCATTCCCGTCATAGGGGATTTTCCCTTCTGCCTGAAGCTCTCTTTTGATGCGAGCAGTCCTTTGTTCGATTTCTTCCTTTACCGGGTCATAATACCTCGGCTTGATATCAAACCTCATGGGCTGTGTTGTTCGGAAAATCTGAGGAAATTTCATGGTTATGCTCAATTCAAATGGTACTCCTGACGTTAAGTACAAAACTTGCCCGTTGATCAAAATTGATCTTTTGGGAAATGAAATTCGTGTATGTTTGTACAAAACGATGTATATTCATACAAAGTTATTTTAAAAATCAAGCAATAAAAATTTAACTGGGATATGCGGATCAAACTTTGGGCGATTTTGTTGGCAGCTGTGGTCATTTTTCAGGCTGATGCTGTATTGGGTTGGGAAAAGGCCAATGAAGACAGGAAGCGTGAAGACCGGGATCCTTTATCTGTCAAAGACCAACGCGGACAGCAGGACTGGGTGGACAGTATTTTTAGCGCCAGTAGCTTTGAAGAGAGGCTGGGGCAGCTATTTATGGTGGCGGCTTATTCCAACAAAGATGTCAGGCACAGGGATGAAATTGCCCGTTTGATACAGGAACAACACCTGGGCGGATTGATTTTTTTTCAGGGAGGTCCGGTCAGGCAGGCAAATTTGACCAATTATTACCAGTCGATTTCCAAAATACCCCTTTTCATTGCCATGGACGCAGAGTGGGGAGTGAATATGCGCTTGGATTCTGTGATTACCTTTCCAAGGGCGATGACTTTGGGGGCGCTTCATAGAGAAGACCTGATATATGATATGGGCAAAGAAATAGCTAGGCAGTTTAAAGAGCTGGGCATGCATATCAACTTTGCTCCAGTGGTGGATGTCAATTCCAATCCCAATAATCCGGTAATCGGTTTTAGGGCATTCGGTGAAGAAAAAAGATTGGTGGCAAAGAAATCACTTGCCTACATGAAAGGCCTTCAGGATCATGGTGTCATTGCCAATGCCAAGCATTTTCCTGGACATGGAGATACCGAAACTGACTCGCATTATGCCCTTCCTGTCATCAAGCATTCAGAAAACAGGATCAAGGATATAGACCTGTATCCTTATAGGGAACTGATTGATCAGGACCTGATGAGTGTGATGGTGGCCCACCTGCATATTCCGAGTATGGATTCCGAGCGAAACAAAGCCAGCACGCTTTCCAAATACATCGTTTCCGATCTGCTCAAAACCCAAATGAACTTCAATGGCCTGGTGTTTACCGATGCCTTGAATATGAAAGGGGTCGCCAATTATTACAAACCAGGGGAAGTGGACCTGATGGCCCTGTTAGCGGGAAATGATATACTGTTATATTCCCAGGATGTGCCAAGGGCCAAGGCCATGATCATGCAGGCAATCGAGGAAGGGAAAATCAGCAGACAAGAAGTGGATGAGCGCATCAGGAAAGTACTAAAGGCAAAATATTGGGCAGGCTTGCATAAAAAGAAAAAAATAGAAACCGCCCGCTTGGTGGATAGGCTTAACAGTCCCGAAGCCAGGTTGTTGGTAGAAAACCTTTATGCAGAGGCTATTACGGTCACTTCCAATAAGAACAATGTCCTGCCTCTCAAGCACCTGGATTTAAAAAGCTTTGCCTCCCTGACCATTGGAGGAGAAGGGAAGCTTTTCCAGGAAAAATTGTCCAAGTACGCCAAGTTTGATCATTTTGAAATCCCAAAGAATGCAGATGCAGTCTCCCAGGCCAATTTGGAAAAGAAATTGGCAGGCCACAATACCATAGTGGTTGGAATCATGGGGGTAACCAACAACCCATCCAGGGGATTTGGTATCAATGGCACTGACATTAATTTTATAAGGAAATTGAGCCAGAGTAAAACTGTCATCACTGTACTGTTTGGTAATGCTTACGGGGCCAAGAATATGACAGATTTCCCAAATCATATCATGGCCTTTGAAAACAATGAATTCACCCAAAGCCTGGTGCCTGAAATCATTTTTGGGGCAAGGGATGCTTACGGAATGCTGCCGGTATCAGTCAGTGAGGACCTGAGAATAGGCACAGGAGGCTATTTGGAAGGCCTGGGAAGATTGGCCTATTCGATTCCTGAAAGCCAGGGTTTAGATAGCAGGAAATTGTCTGAAATTGACAAGATCATGGAGATAAGCATTTCCAAAAGGGCTTTTCCGGGGGGGGTGGTTTTGATTGCCAAGGATGGTAAGGTTGTTTTTGAGAAAGCTTATGGGCATCTGGATTACAATAAGACCAAGCCTGTAAGCACCCAAACCGTTTACGACCTGGCATCCATCACCAAAGTAATGGCCACCACACAAGCCGTCATGTTTTTGGTAAGCAGGAAATTGATTGATGTGGATAAACCTATCGGTCACTATCTGCCCGAGTTAAGGAGAACCAACAAAGGAGATCTTATTTTGAAAGATATTCTGGCCCATGAGGCGGGGCTCGTGGCTTTTATTCCACATTATGCCAAAACAGTGGAGGCAGGAAGTTGGAAAAAGGAGTATTATCGTGATAGACCTGAACCTGGATTTACACTGCCTGTTTCCAATGACATGTATGGGCTCAATTCCCTGAAGGATAGCCTTTGGACCTGGACAGTAAAATCAGAACTCCGGAAATTGGAGCCCGGAAGAAGAAAACATGGCTATGTTTATTCTGACCTCACCATGTATCTTTTGCAGGAGCTGGTTGAAAAGGTCACCAATCAGCCATTGGATGAGTTTGTTAGCCAAAACTTTTACGAGCCCTTGGGGCTGCATACCCTGACTTTCAATCCTGCTTTGAAAATGCCATTGGATAGGATCGCACCCACGGAAGACGATATTACTTTCCGCAAAAGGACAGTTCATGGATATGTTCACGACCAAGGGGCGGCAATGTATGGAGGCGTGGCAGGGCATGCCGGGCTGTTTGGCACTGCCAATGATTTGGCGGTGATGATGCAACTGATGCTCAATGGAGGAAAATATGCTGATGTGGAAATTCTTGATCATGATACCATAAAGGATTTTACCAAAAGGCAGTCTCATCAAAGCCGCAGGGGCTGGGGCTGGGATAAGCCAGAACCAGAACGTGGAAAAGGAGGTAGCGCCGGGGCATTGGCGCCTAAAAGCACTTTTGGGCATACCGGGTTTACAGGAACCTGTGTCTGGGCAGATCCTGAAAATAACCTGATTTACGTGTTCTTATCCAATAGGGTCCATCCCGATGCCAATAACAATACCCTCTTGAAAGATGGTGTCAGGACTCAGATTCATGATATCATTTATCAGGCAATGAGGAAAGGCTGAGGAAGTATAGATGAAATTGGCAGAAAATTTGAACAATTTTCTGCCAATTTCATGTTAATACAAAATTACAAAAGGCAAAACCAGAAAGGTAAAATATGAAAATAGGCATAGTCTGCTATCCAACCTTCGGAGGAAGTGGTGTAGTAGCGACAGAGCTGGGTAAAGCACTGGCAAAAAAAGGGCATCAGGTTCATTTTATTACATACAGGCAACCTACCCGTTTGGATTTTTTCAGTGAAAACCTCTACTATCATGAAGTGGATATCAAGAGCTATCCCCTTTTTGAATTTGCACCCTATGAGTTGGCTTTGGCCAGTAAGATGGTGAATGTGGTGAAATATGAAGGGCTTGATCTCTTACATGTACATTATGCCATCCCTCATGCTTCTGCGGCTTACATGGCCAAGCAGATTTTGAAAGAAGATGGGATCTATATTCCGGTAGTGACAACCTTGCACGGTACGGATATAACCCTGGTAGGGAAAGACCCAAGCTATGAACCTGTTGTGACTTTCAGTATCAATCAGTCTGATGGGGTAACGGCTGTATCGGAAGATCTCAAGAAAGATACCTTTGAGCATTTCGACATCAAAAACCATATTGAAGTCATTCCTAATTTCATTGATCTGGAGAGGTTCAAAAAACAGAAAAAAGAACACTTCAAATTGGCCATTTGTCCTCACGGAGAAAAATTATTGGTACACACTTCCAACTTTAGGAAAGTCAAGCGCGTTGAAGACGTTATCAAAGTATTTTATGAATTGAGAAAACAAATTCCTGCTAAATTGCTTTTAGTAGGTGACGGTCCGGAGAGAGACAAGATGGAGCGCTTGTGCAGGGATCTTGGTACCTGTGATGATATCCGGTTTTTGGGTAAGCTTGAGGCGGTGGAAGAAGTCTTGTCCGTGGCGGATTTGTTTATGATGCCTTCAGAGAAGGAAAGTTTTGGTCTCGCAGCCCTGGAAGCCATGGCCTGTGAAGTTCCGGTACTTTCTTCCAATGCAGGAGGGATTCCTGAATTGAATCTGGACGGGGTCACTGGATACGTTTGCAATATCGGAGATGTTACCACCATGACCCAAAAAGCACTTGAAATACTGGATGAGCATAACCTTCCCAGGTTCAAGGCCAATGCATTGGCCAGGGCCAAGGAATTTGATGTTACCAATATTTTGCCCAAATACGAAGAGTTTTACAGGGATACTGTACAAAAAGCCCAGCAAAAATTAATGGGTGTATGACAAAAATCATATAGGAATTTCAAGGGAAAATATTGCATTTCAATGTCTTGACTTTAATTTTGCACCAAGTTCAAAGGATTTTTCCTTGAAAGCCATTGCTATATTTTGAAAACCAACTTCATTATTTAAACAAGTAAAGGATAATTATGACAACGACCACTTTGAAAAAAATTGGTAGATTGGATAGGCCGGATAATAATGGTTCTGCGAAAATGTTTGAAAATCCAGTTTTGGAAAGATTGTCCAGGACCCATATCAGCGTGCCTATAATTTTGTTTTTTACCATTTCAGGGATTTCCTTATACTATGCCATCACTGCTACCTCTATTGGATTGCTTGTAGGTATTCCGGTGATGTTGATAGGGATACTGGCATTTACTTTTGTGGAATATATGATGCATAAGCATTTTTTCCACATGGAGCCTGATACGCCTCTAAAAGACAAATTACAATATACAGTACATGGTGTTCACCATGATTATCCAAAAGACAAAGACAGGCTGGCCATGCCCCCATTTGTCAGTGCTGCTTATGCCTTGATATTCTATGGTGTATTTACGCTGGTGATGGGTGATTATGCCCTTTATTTCCTGCCGGGCTTTCTTATTGGATATGCTGCTTACTTGGGAGTACATTATGCAGTGCATGCTTATCAACCCCCTAAAAATTTCTTAAAAATTTTGTGGGTTAACCATGCGGTACACCATTACAAAGACCCTGATGCGGCATTTGGTGTTAGCTCACCTTTGTGGGATTACTTACTGGGAACCATGCCCAATAAAGAAAAGTAATACTTACAATTGGATTATAAATCCTTCCTTGGCAGGCTAAAACCCTAATTCAAGGAAGGACTTTTTTATTGCCTTTTGCGCTGAATTCTTTCCATAAACCCTTCTTTGAAAGAATAATAGCCTGCACTGTCATTCATACTTTCAAAAAAGCCAGGGGAGATGTCCAATCGCCTGTAAAGATGGGTTTCCAAGGTATCCCGAATGATAAAAATAGAGTCATTCAGGGTCTCCAAATTCCAGACTCTTTCAAAAAATAAAGGGGTAGTGGTAATAAGGCGCTGGCCATCTCTCTCATAGGTGTACTCGACAAGCCCCATATTTTCATGGTTGAGTATGATAAGGGTATCAGAAATATACAGCTCGTAATACAAAGAGTCAGGGTCAAACCCGTACCAGTTTCCGATAAGCCCGTTGCTGCTTTCTTCTTTTTTACATGAAACGAGCAGGAAAAAAATGAACAATATTCCGAAAATTTTTGTCCTCATAACAAAGCTTCAACCAATTGATGATAAAAACCAAATCTGTTCCAAAATTAGGAGCTTTCAACTATCAATTTACTCAAATTTCCAATAATTTCTTCAAATATGCCAAGAGTTAGCATTATCGGCTTGGGTTGGCTGGGTAAACCCTTAGCTGAATTTCTATTGAAAAAGGGTTTTGAAGTCAAAGGAAGTACCACTTCTGCTGAAAAAGCCGAGAGATTGAAAAAGGAAGGTATCCCGGCATTTCAGTTTCGATTGCAGCCATATCCTCAGGGCTTGGCTTATCATTCCTTGTTTGAATCGGATATTATTTTTATCAATATTCCTCCCAGATCGAGGAGCATGCCTGAAACATATCATCCCGAACAGATAAAATTCTTAAAGGAAATGATAGCACAGGCAGGGGTGAAAAAAGTCATTTATGTGTCCTCCACGTCTGTTTATCCCGATCTTTGCCAGATAGCCAAAGAGGAAGATTTCTTGGATGAGGAGAATACAGGTAATAAGGCTTTATTGACTGCGGAAAAGCTTCTGGCAAAGGACAAGGTCTTCGACTTGACCATCATCAGGTATGGGGGGTTATTGGGAGTGGACAGGATTCCGGGCCGGTATTTTTCAGGCAAGGAAAATGTGGATGGCAATGCCCCTGTGAATTATATCCATCAGGAAGATGCAGTAAGTCTTGCCTCTTGGATCATTGAAAAGGATTTATGGAATGAAACTTTCAATGGTGTCGCCCCTTTCCATCCAAGCAGAAGAGAAGTATTCGAAAAAAATGCAGTGGACATGGGTTTTCCCCCACCCAAAAGCTATTCTTCCGAGGATGGTCTGTGGAAAGAAATCGCCGCTGATAAAATCCTTGCTACCGGATTTAGGTTCAAATTTTCCGATCCCCTTGATTTTTCCTATCGCCTTCAATAAATATTTTATTTAGCGGGACTTAATAATTAAATTCAGCACATGGAAAAGAAAATTGCGCTTGTGACAGGTGCCACTTCAGGTATAGGTTGGGCGACATCAGTGGCTCTTGCCCAATTGGGTTATCATATCATTGCTACCGGAAGAAGACAGAAAAGGCTTCAGGACCTGCAGAAGGAAATTTCAAAAGAGGGGGTGGATGTTCTGACTTTGAATTTTGATGTTAGGGATCAAGTAGCAGTAAAAGATGCCTTCAGCACATTACCGGACAGCTGGAGAAAGATTGATGTATTGATCAACAATGCAGGGAATGCCCATGGCCTGGACCCTATCCAAACAGGTAGTTTGGAGGATTGGGACGCCATGATTGATATCAATGTCAAAGGCCTGTTATACGTTTCGAATGAAGTCATTCCAGGTATGGTTGCAAGAAATTCGGGTACCATTGTCAATATCGGATCTATTGCGGGCAAAGAAGTTTATCCAATGGGGAATGTCTATTGTGCTTCCAAGCATGCCGTAGATGCCTTGACCAAAGGTATGCGGATGGACCTTAACCCTTATGGAATCAGGGTCATTGGCGTACATCCCGGTCTAGTGGAAACAGAATTCTCATTGGTCCGATTTAAAGGGGATGAGGAACGATCCAAATCTGTTTACAAGGGATTTCAGCCCCTAACCGCAGAGGATATTGCAGAAACAATTGCCTTTGCGGTGAGCAGACCTGCCCATGTAGTATTAGCGGATATTGTGATGTTGCCTACTGCCCAAGCTTCGGCCACCTTAGTGAAAAAAAACCTCTAAACCATGGTCCACAAATCTAAACCTCTCTTATTACTTCTAACAGCCATTTGCTT
This Cecembia calidifontis DNA region includes the following protein-coding sequences:
- a CDS encoding glycoside hydrolase family 3 N-terminal domain-containing protein, which produces MRIKLWAILLAAVVIFQADAVLGWEKANEDRKREDRDPLSVKDQRGQQDWVDSIFSASSFEERLGQLFMVAAYSNKDVRHRDEIARLIQEQHLGGLIFFQGGPVRQANLTNYYQSISKIPLFIAMDAEWGVNMRLDSVITFPRAMTLGALHREDLIYDMGKEIARQFKELGMHINFAPVVDVNSNPNNPVIGFRAFGEEKRLVAKKSLAYMKGLQDHGVIANAKHFPGHGDTETDSHYALPVIKHSENRIKDIDLYPYRELIDQDLMSVMVAHLHIPSMDSERNKASTLSKYIVSDLLKTQMNFNGLVFTDALNMKGVANYYKPGEVDLMALLAGNDILLYSQDVPRAKAMIMQAIEEGKISRQEVDERIRKVLKAKYWAGLHKKKKIETARLVDRLNSPEARLLVENLYAEAITVTSNKNNVLPLKHLDLKSFASLTIGGEGKLFQEKLSKYAKFDHFEIPKNADAVSQANLEKKLAGHNTIVVGIMGVTNNPSRGFGINGTDINFIRKLSQSKTVITVLFGNAYGAKNMTDFPNHIMAFENNEFTQSLVPEIIFGARDAYGMLPVSVSEDLRIGTGGYLEGLGRLAYSIPESQGLDSRKLSEIDKIMEISISKRAFPGGVVLIAKDGKVVFEKAYGHLDYNKTKPVSTQTVYDLASITKVMATTQAVMFLVSRKLIDVDKPIGHYLPELRRTNKGDLILKDILAHEAGLVAFIPHYAKTVEAGSWKKEYYRDRPEPGFTLPVSNDMYGLNSLKDSLWTWTVKSELRKLEPGRRKHGYVYSDLTMYLLQELVEKVTNQPLDEFVSQNFYEPLGLHTLTFNPALKMPLDRIAPTEDDITFRKRTVHGYVHDQGAAMYGGVAGHAGLFGTANDLAVMMQLMLNGGKYADVEILDHDTIKDFTKRQSHQSRRGWGWDKPEPERGKGGSAGALAPKSTFGHTGFTGTCVWADPENNLIYVFLSNRVHPDANNNTLLKDGVRTQIHDIIYQAMRKG
- the bshA gene encoding N-acetyl-alpha-D-glucosaminyl L-malate synthase BshA — protein: MKIGIVCYPTFGGSGVVATELGKALAKKGHQVHFITYRQPTRLDFFSENLYYHEVDIKSYPLFEFAPYELALASKMVNVVKYEGLDLLHVHYAIPHASAAYMAKQILKEDGIYIPVVTTLHGTDITLVGKDPSYEPVVTFSINQSDGVTAVSEDLKKDTFEHFDIKNHIEVIPNFIDLERFKKQKKEHFKLAICPHGEKLLVHTSNFRKVKRVEDVIKVFYELRKQIPAKLLLVGDGPERDKMERLCRDLGTCDDIRFLGKLEAVEEVLSVADLFMMPSEKESFGLAALEAMACEVPVLSSNAGGIPELNLDGVTGYVCNIGDVTTMTQKALEILDEHNLPRFKANALARAKEFDVTNILPKYEEFYRDTVQKAQQKLMGV
- a CDS encoding sterol desaturase family protein — its product is MTTTTLKKIGRLDRPDNNGSAKMFENPVLERLSRTHISVPIILFFTISGISLYYAITATSIGLLVGIPVMLIGILAFTFVEYMMHKHFFHMEPDTPLKDKLQYTVHGVHHDYPKDKDRLAMPPFVSAAYALIFYGVFTLVMGDYALYFLPGFLIGYAAYLGVHYAVHAYQPPKNFLKILWVNHAVHHYKDPDAAFGVSSPLWDYLLGTMPNKEK
- a CDS encoding NAD(P)-binding domain-containing protein — its product is MPRVSIIGLGWLGKPLAEFLLKKGFEVKGSTTSAEKAERLKKEGIPAFQFRLQPYPQGLAYHSLFESDIIFINIPPRSRSMPETYHPEQIKFLKEMIAQAGVKKVIYVSSTSVYPDLCQIAKEEDFLDEENTGNKALLTAEKLLAKDKVFDLTIIRYGGLLGVDRIPGRYFSGKENVDGNAPVNYIHQEDAVSLASWIIEKDLWNETFNGVAPFHPSRREVFEKNAVDMGFPPPKSYSSEDGLWKEIAADKILATGFRFKFSDPLDFSYRLQ
- a CDS encoding SDR family NAD(P)-dependent oxidoreductase, with protein sequence MEKKIALVTGATSGIGWATSVALAQLGYHIIATGRRQKRLQDLQKEISKEGVDVLTLNFDVRDQVAVKDAFSTLPDSWRKIDVLINNAGNAHGLDPIQTGSLEDWDAMIDINVKGLLYVSNEVIPGMVARNSGTIVNIGSIAGKEVYPMGNVYCASKHAVDALTKGMRMDLNPYGIRVIGVHPGLVETEFSLVRFKGDEERSKSVYKGFQPLTAEDIAETIAFAVSRPAHVVLADIVMLPTAQASATLVKKNL